In the Longimicrobiales bacterium genome, TTCCGGGCAAGGGTGTCGCACTCCAGTACCACCAGCGGTGCCGATTCGAGAGCGGATAGCGCGTCCAGCAGACGCGGCCAATCCTCAACGCCATTCCCGATCGGCAGGTGCGAGTCATAGTGCCCGTCGTTGTCGTGGAGGTGGCAGTGCTTGAGGGTGGATCCGAGCGTTGCCATCCACTCCGCTGCCGGCACATTCGAGAATACGAGGGCGTGGCCATTGTCGAAGGAGGTCCTGAGTCCCGGATGCCCGACCCGCTCGACGACCTGCCGTTGAAGATCGGGCCCCTCTTCCCACATGTTCTCCAGCGCGATCGTCGCACCGCCTTCCCAGGCCATTTCCGCCAGTGGCTCCCAGAACGCCGCCGCTCGTGCAGCGAAGTCTTCCACGTACGACTTGTTTCGGATCAATGGCACCGAGTTGAGGTGAGCAACGTAAATCCGGGCGCCCAACTCGATCGATGCACGAAGCGCAGACTCGTGCCGACGCCTGCACACCTCCACGATCCTGGGATCGCGGCTCGTGACGTAG is a window encoding:
- a CDS encoding sugar phosphate isomerase/epimerase family protein; this translates as MATTAINILSDELQDAADFCRAEEIGGEVTALAYPDTLDSDDLPRVVSRHRDALNGVELASHGPFLDLYVTSRDPRIVEVCRRRHESALRASIELGARIYVAHLNSVPLIRNKSYVEDFAARAAAFWEPLAEMAWEGGATIALENMWEEGPDLQRQVVERVGHPGLRTSFDNGHALVFSNVPAAEWMATLGSTLKHCHLHDNDGHYDSHLPIGNGVEDWPRLLDALSALESAPLVVLECDTLARNRESLAAWRRLEVRSTGDT